AACTGCACTGTTCTTCATCATGACATGCGCCTTGGCCCCTTTCGTTTTAgggtttattttgtattttagaacAAAAGGAGAATCACTTTTTTacgatataaataaattatatattccttaaataaatcatttattactcacgtcattatttttatattaattattcatgATTTATCAAAACTCTAAGCTTCTTCTATATTGATAATTATTGTATATGGGCATCTTAAAAAAAGGGGAGTCacttaaaaactgaaaaataaaatatatcaagaagttttgttttgttcagttttttatttttttttttagtcttGAACATGTGCCTTTGTTAACAGAAGCGTCTTTAAGTACCGTTTTCATGTCCTGAAGCGGTTAAAGCCTTGAAGCCTAGTAGTGGAGGTGGTGGAGTTTTACCGCGTGAGCTTCACGAAACAATCTTTGTTTCTTTCTGCTCATCTCGTGGGTACTTCCTCACCACTTTGATCACCGTTTCACTCAACTTGATGGTGCTCAACATATGCATGCAGTTGCAGACTCATAGAAGAATTTGAAAAGATGAACACCAGCATCAAGCCCAAGCTGTACCATAAGAAACCTCCCATCACGGTGTCACATGAAAGGGTAATTAATTTTGCTCTAAAGTTCCAACTCAAAACCCGCTTCATTTTATGTCCTgtgtttatttttgaaaaacggTTGCTACAGTACACCAAGTtcatttattagtattattgcTATTTAATTACGATTCTCATCGTTAtcattaattatgattatgataGCGTAACAGTTCTTATCCAAAACTATGGCTTCAGTTTTAACAATCAATGATCCCAGAAATTCTGGAAAGtcggcattttttttttttttattgacaaagTACCGCACCATGGGAGGGGATCGAATTGGGTTCTATAAACCTCAAGGTTtcaaacctttttttctttttctttttttgctttttaCTTGTGAATCTGGCACACTGAGACATACGCGCACTTTCAATTCAAACTGATCCTAGTTGCTTACTTAAATTCTAACCTCTGAAACCTTGATTGAAAAGGCAGAGATGCGGGAAAGCTCGCGAGGGAGAGCGAATGGTTCAGTTAAGGGTGGAAAAACATCGAGCAAAGATAGAAAACTGGCTTTACAGAAAGATGTAATGGCATAGTTTCTTCTCCAATTTGTTATATGGGTTTCATTTTCTTGCTTCTAATTGCCAACCGAGATGGATTCTCCAACTTATTTTCAGGTCGACAGGTTGAAGAAAAAGCTTAGGCGTGAAGAGAACATACACAGAGCATTGGAGAGAGCTTTCAACAGGCCTTTGGGAGCTCTGCCTCGTCTTCCTCCGTATCTCCCTCCCTACGTTAgtattctctctttcttttcattgtcagtttttttctttattaacagTTTACTTATGGATTGTGATTGTAATTTTACTCATTTAATTCCTATGTACTTAGATGGTAGAGACTAATACagattcaaaattataaatacgtATATTAAAATGGACAGTTCTAAATATAAGGATTGAAAGATAAAGTCTATATAACTATAGAAATGAATAATTATGTTCAAACTAACCGATATgccttatttatttttggttaagaGTGTAAATTGTAAAGTAGATAgactattttctcttttattatccAGTACTAATTTCTAatgaaataaatcatttaaacttaaaatcacaAGTTAGAAGCTAAAAAGAGCTTAAAAGCTAACTCATTtgaactaaattttgaaatgttttaagAAGAGGTTATCGTGTTCAAGAAACATGACCATTTGACTGATGTATTTAATCTGAAATTTCTAGACACTAGGACTTCTGGCTGAGGTGGCAGTACTGGAAGAAGAAATTGTTAGGCTTGAAGAACAGGTTGTGCATTTCAGGCAGGACTTGTACCAGGAAGCTGTGTACATGTCATCCTCTAAGATGAAACTGGAGCAATCAGCCGGTGTTAGCAATTCAAGTCCGCAGAGTAGTCCCAAACTGGTTAAAGAGGAGTCCCTTTCCCAGACGCTGGATAATGCTGCAAGATCTGGAACTATGTCTATAACACTTCCAAGTGAGGAACTGACCATTTTGTGCCACCAACTAACTGAGGTTAAGTTGTTTCATTATTCAGAATGCCTTTCACTAAGTTCATTCTCTTGTTTGTCTCTCCAGAGGATAGACATGGAAAAGAGAACCAAACATGTACTAATTCTTCCAAGAGTAGCAAACAGTCCATATGCAAAGGCCAGACTACCAAATCGCCGATTAAGAAACTCCCCATCGACAATAAATCACCACAGAAACGTTGGGATCCTCCAAAAAAGCAGGTGTGTCGTGTGTTAAGATAGTTTTAAGTTCTTTGATAGGAGTACTAGTGAAAAAACGTGAGTTTTTGAAGTCGATAAATGTAAGCTTTCCAATTATGCAGCAAGAACTAAGGGTGAAAGACCTGCCAATTGCAGAAGTGAGAAACCATAGTCTACACGACAAACCAAAAGGGGGAGAAAGTCCAAATATAATATCCGAAATTATTCTGAAGTGTTTATCAAGCATTCTCTTGAGAATGAGTACTGCGAAGAATTTGGATTCTGCAGGTAATGTACCACACTCATGGATTCCAAAATCTAGTAAAAACTGCGTTGAAGGAAGTGAGTTTTGGGATCCTTATGGTATCTGTTTCGAATTCGGAAAGAGGGATATTGGTCCATACAAGCAATTATGTGCAATTGAAGCCAAATCATTCGATCCAAAACGAACTGCAAAATCTTTGTTTTTACTGCACCGGTTGAAGTATGttatattcttttcaaattactattattttccTCGATACTTATTAATCGTGTCATTTAGATGTTATATTACTctaaatttggaaaatttgcaGACTTCTTCTGAGAAAACTAGCCTGTGTCAACTTTGATAATCTCAACCACCAGGAGAAGCTTGCATTCTGGATCAACATCTATAACTCATGTATAATGAATGTAAGTCGATCATGCCATTAGAGCAACACGTAGTTTCATCTGAAATGGCCTTTGCTGACGGAACCTTTTCTTTAACCAAACAAGTTTTTAAAGTGGGTGATAGCTTATTTAAGTTCTGCTTTGCTTCAGGCGTACATAGAAAATGGCATACCGGAGAGTCCTGAAATGGTTGTTGCGCTGATGCAGAAGGTATGAAAGTTTTTCTTGTGGCTTGGATCGCAATGTATTTTGTTTGTTCCCTGAGTACATGTAATAGTATTGACAGGTTCAAgaatttataatgttttcttGTTACTCAGGCCACAATAAATGTGGGTGGACACTTGCTAAGTGCAACAACTATAGAACATGGCATTTTAAGACTTCCTTATCACTTCAAATTTGTAAGcatgttcattttaattattattgagaGTTCTTTTCATTTCAAGTCTAGCTTTTCTTGGGTGGGAATTTTGGAAATCACCAAGCTTCTTACAGCTAAATTGTAAACAGACAACATTATCAAAGGGAGGGAAAAATCATGAAACTTATGGACTAGAATTGTCAGAACCCCTGGTGACATTTGCTCTATCCTGTGGAACTTGGTCCTCTCCTGCTGTAAGTTGATACCTACTTCACATTGAATATTTCTCATCTCCTATAAGCAGTGCGTAATAATAAATCCCGTTACTCTTGTcaatttgcttgattttaaaCTTCTGCTTTTATGCACtcaataaattcaataatttcGTGATTTGCACTGTCTTGTCGCTGATTTTCTCAATTGCAGGTGAGAATTTACACAGCATCTCGGGTTGAGAACGAACTTGAGATGGCCAAAAAGGAATACTTACAGGCTGCAGTTGGAATTTCGAAATCAAAGTTCCTTATCCCGAAGCTGCTGGATTGGTATTTACTGGACTTTGCAAAAGACTTGGAATCATTGCTGGATTGGATTTGCCTCCAATTACCAAGTGATGTGGGGAAAGAAGCTATCAAGTTCCTTGAGGAAAGAAAAACCGAGCCCCTCTCACAGTTTGTACAGATTATGCCACACGAGTTCAATTTTAGATACTTGTTGTGTACAtagtttttgcttctgttttctGTAAGGTTTTATTGCTTCTGTGGATACAATTAGTACACAGTTCTAGATCATACATGTGAGAATAATGTAAATGCCATTTGTTATTTTCTCACTTCGAAAGATTTTCTTAAATGCcttcttattattttagtttcagGGTAAGtctctaaataattaaattaaattacatgtTTTGGGTTAAGATAGTTTCTTGtatcttataattaaaatttaatttaattcctgtgttatgttaaaatataatttagactATCCATATAATGATTACATTGTATTTTACTggtaatatgtaaatatttatttgaaataaaaggtAGAAGGGGAAAGTCAAGTTGAAAACGAGAGCTAGATTGGTCCATAATTTCAAAATGGATTGCAAATATTGTGTAGTTCGGCAGAAAGGTAAGTGGGCTGACACATgtgatatgttaaaaaatattggaaATTACTTCCTGCACCCCTATCTTTTTTTTCCTATGCCCTTACACTTCGGAATTTATTTTTTGGAACACAAAAACagaacacatttttttttttctggacaGCAATCATCGCTCCGAATTACGGAATTTTAGGTAGCCTTTTTGATGGGATCGATGAAGAAATGTGATAGGTGCAGGAAGCAAcacctaaaaatatttttaaaaaatcttactGTTAATTTATgactttcaaatatatataatgaattgtATCATTATAATCATTTTTTGAGACTTTATCTGTAAACCTTACTTTTATTATCATaagttcaaataaatatttaaaattagtaatcACTAACCGTAATAGTCTTTAAtgctttatttaaataatataaaaagaaagtaagagtagaaaagaaaaaaatataaagttaaaaactaGAGTAATTAAACTCCATGCATATTTTTgttgtaatataattaattacgtTTCATCTTGATCTATAAGTGACACAATAACGTGGCTTTCCTTTATATTACTCACCTTTtctataaaaaatgttataatttgtTAAAGATAAGTTGCTTTTAAGGAATCattcatttgaaaataaattaaaatgcaaaacaatGAGTTCCAAAGaaagcaattaaaaatataaagacaatTGGTTTATTCTCATActataattaaagtttaaattttgagAGTGATGCTTTCAGTCTCGAGTTTCTACACTCtcaattatatattgtttatatactttcttttgtacttttgatTGTGCAATTTTCTTCTATGCTACAGTCTGTCTGAAAACAATTTCTTCGACTGTCTAAAACTAcacaattttatcattatttctGTATTTAATCTTCAATGGTAGAGTACCAaatcattatataaataaatgtatacaaatttttgaaatatcaaatatataaaatatattaaaattttgaaatgatattttaaattatatattaatttatataatttaaaaacaaatcagGAGGCCAAGGGTGCCTCCTGTCACAccattaataaaaacttaaatataatttatatatttaataaaaactatattaaaatatatttatttattaaaagtaaagtttaaaTCTTTTAAGATTAGGTAAAGAGATTTTATGCTCTCAACCAATAAATATGTTAAGCATGACTTTTTTCGAGGtagatataataaaaagagTCAATCAAATCACTATATACATGATTATTTATAATCAATCAGCATAAAATTATTGCACCCATCATTGCATATaccattttcttttagaaaatatctattacataaaaagaaatatttatcatGTATTATACGTATATTAAAATTCCATAGTTTTAAAACCCATTGAAGACACGTGTCCAAGGTTAACTATTGTTAGCTAAATTGTTATAACAATTAAACACatgcaaaataattttaaaaaatatgatatcatattttatgataCTAAAAACTAaactgaaatataaatttatatattcttaagatttaatatatatatatatatatatatatatatatatatatataaatatacataattttaaataaaatatgcatatatatcatatttaaatatttttaataacatatatcaatatttaataataacttagtagatatagaataaaaaaagaaaatgaagaatattttaggttgatattttgtttggttttaaaatattaaaattggaatttgaCAATCGTGCTAAAATCCTAATTTACATTTGAGGAagattttgtaaaagaaatgtTCATTTATGGAAGATTTATATCCGAAGACGGAATGATATTAAGTCTGGTGTTTATTCAAATACAGACGcattagaaataattataaatggtGAATTATATGGTAAAAAAAAGCGTTGTTGATTGGGAAtgagaaatagaaagaagaatataatttttataagatgAACTGATCCTTGATTTGGTGCAGTAATCTCAGTGTCGTTGAAATGTGAAGCCTTTTACATTTTTGtacttcaaatatatatttgcattgaaaacattgaaaggAAGAAACTGTGCCCGATACGTGATTGTGACTGTTTTTTTGGCAAGCTGTTACAGTCAAATCCACAAAGCTTCTCGCTTTCTCAAGAAAGTGTATTTTCTGGTAAAATGTTAGTGTTATGTATACCTTCCCCAATGAAAAACAGGCAATTGATAAATCTCAGATAATACAAagcagaaaaaagaaagaaagttgtgTACAATCATGAATCCCATCAGCAGCCCAATAATTGGAAGGCATGATGATTGAAGTGTGATttgagaataatttattttagggaAGTGGCGCTGATAATAATGTCAAAGTATAGCCTAACTGGATGTTTCACttggaaagaaaaatcaaaaaagCATAGTTTATAGGGAGGGAAGtggaaggaagaaaataaacattGCGTTGTTTGGTCCAAGTAAGGACATAGTTACAACAATGTGTCTGGTAATCAGTCACTGCTCTGAAACAGTTTACAACAAAAATTTGCAGTGATGTAGGTCCATTCAATCAAACACACTATCAATTCCATGCTATAGCTGGCTTCAATTCGAAATCCATCCTGATTAGATATGTGAACTCAATTAACATTTTACTTATGAAACAGAAGCACATGATGAGGAGCAGAAAAATTAGGAATGCCGAAATCACAAAGCAATGCGGTATACGTAAAAGGAACTTTAATGCATACTTTGTCAACCTCTCATGATACCGAcgttgcttcttcttttttcattacTCGCGTGGAAGGTCCCCACCTTCCACGCTAACCccattttgttcattttaacattaacattaatattttttatgggcCACTTTCTTCTCCCACCTTGCTCTTTACCCGATTTGTGTCCTATCTTtctatttccctttttcatATCACTTTAAAACATGACATGCAAATACACACCAAGGTATTACATTGAACCAAAACGtaaaatagagagagagagagagagagagagagagagagagagatccCGGACCATGTGTGCAAAAAGCATGAGCGTGGGATGGAAATAATAGGAATTGATAAAGGCATGAAagtaggaaaaagaaagaaaagagtggTTATGGTACAACCGGGCCTGTTGATAATTTCTACTGCCTAACACGCCTTTGTCGAATATGACCTATTATGGTCTgacacattaaaataaaaaagggtgGAAGGAAAGAGAGAGTCACTAAGAAGCAAAAGCAAATTTTCATGTACGCACAGCAAATATGTTAGGGAAAGGACGCCCTTCGTCTCAATAATTACTACTCAAGGTTTCACAAAGCAAAAAAGGCAATTGACGTTGATACTCCCAGTAATGATCAGAGAGGCACATGCCACTcccaacaacattttcttcttttttttcttttttttttttgagctTTTTCTTCCTTATTAACCCCACCCCCACCCCCGTGGTCCACACCCTCCCCTTATCTTATCACCTTCAACCCCCTATCAATTCACAAACTTTCTCACATCAACCTTTAATCTCTCACTCGGTTTTTCCCACTATAAAGATTCCATGACCTAACCCTCTTTAACACCTTATTAGCTTGGTACACCTTCCTTCCTTCACCCTTTCTTCTCTATATCATCATCATATATATGTCTCATCCATATCATACTATTAACCTCTAAACACACGCCCACACATCCTATCCTGTACAAAATTATCACTTTCATTCTGTACAAAATAGCATGCTATAATGCCATCGGTGCATTCTAGTCCGTGTTACCCGATGGAAAACCCGGCTTTGGCATCTTTACTCCGTCACACCACGGGGGAGAGTAAGCGTAGCAGCAAATTCTCCAGCGGAGGAGGCCTTTTGAAAATGTTCAAGTTGTTTCCCATGTTGACTTCTGGATGCAAAATGGTGGCTCTCTTGGGAAGACCTCGGAAAATGCTAAAGGACAGCGCGACCACCGGGACCATCTTCGGTTACCGCAAGGGGAGGGTGAGTTTGGCCATACAAGAGGACACGCGTCAAATGCCCATTTTTCTGATCGAGCTGCCCATGCTGGCCAGTGCTTTGAACAAGGAAATGGCATCCGACATCATGAGGATTGCGTTGGAGAGCGAGACCAAGAGCAGCAGGAAGAAGCTGATGGAAGAGTTCGTGTGGGCGGTCTATTGCAATGGGAGAAAGGTGGGTTACTCCATCAGGCGGAAACAGATGAGCGATGATGAGCTCCACGTGATGCAGCATTTGAGAGGGGTTTCTATGGGAGCAGGGGTGCTCCCCACCGCATCGGATCATAAAGATTCCGACGGAGAAATGACGTACATGAGGGCAAGGTTTGAGAGGGTGGTTGGGTCTAAGGATTCAGAGGCTTTGTACATGATAAACCCAGATGGGGCTCAAGGCCCCGAATTGAGTATCTTCTTTGTTAGACCTCACTAGATTTCATCAAATcaattattatcatcatcatcttcttcatcatcatatcCGTATATATATACCATCATATATCTTTATCTATCATTTCTACTGTAAGCTCCACCTCTTTCAAAAACTCTCATTCcacttccttcttctttttctcatcatTCTCAATCTTCCATTCCCCACTTATCAATAATTCTTTTCAAAACCACTCATTAATCACAGATTTCGAATCATTTATATTTCGAGTTATCTCTGGACTGTGAATGTCTTTACTTGTCCATTAGTAGATTACAAGAGCTTCAAAGGATTTGGGCTCCCAAAAAATGTCTGTACTggagagaaaaaattaggtCGCTTTTTGGCTGGGACCAAATAAGAAAACTTACTTTCTGctaaacattttcagaaaaaaaataataataataatgcatgCCCATTCACAACAATATATAACATACCAAGTAATAAATATACAcgtgcagttatttttttaacatttttactttTGGTCACTTTTGCATTCTGTTTTCCAATTTGTCTCTTATTCAATAAAGTTATCCAGTAAtgaatattgtaataaatatgGTATCATTGCGGTAGTTTCTTCATACATGATCTATAAAAAGCAAATCACTTCATCTAATAGATTTctgtattttattctttttacagATTATAACTGATATACTATCTTTGTTTCTGCATCGAAAATTTTCGTCTGTTTTAATCTTGGGATTATTTCCTCCGAGATTCTTACGCTTTGATTGTTAAAACATCTTATATGATTTCTCAAACAGTTGTTGCTATTATATATCGGGACTAAAAAATTTACGttaaaaaagtttctttaataatatagattttataaGATTTGTAGGTCATGACTGACAGTTGCTAACTTAGATATTTGTCAGCAGCAGCCTGTCTTTTTCCCCGCTTACTTAGAGCCGaaactaatatataattaaacactTTTAATCTTACTTTATTAtcttaactttttctttaattttaaaaaattgcttTAATTTCATAGTATTGTTAAACTGCATTGTGTCAATTATTATCTTCTTCTGCTATCATTGAAACTAATATACCTTATgtattaaattgtaataaaaaaatataattatatagaaaCGAAACGAAACATAAACTAAAGTTAAATAATCGATCAAAAAGTTATCTTGCGCTATCagaatttaaacaaaattgagTAGAAAAGcgttataattatgttttcctaaattgttcttttttcattaattgaacCCATGCTAATTTGAGTACTCCACATGAAAACATATATAGGTGACATCTAAAGTTTCAATGGCATTTTGTTTAACATAAGATTGGTAGAATTATCCTAGTTTTGTGTTATTAGGGTGATACTTGTGATTTAAGATAGGAAAATGTGGTTTGAAAAAtgttggaaaataaagaaagaaattgatatATAGAATTAATGAATGATGTCATTATCTTACAACTCAACAAGAGTCATTATTGATGGGGACAAAGGTAGGTATGAGGTATTTGATGTTTACTCGGAATCCAACAATCACACAGTATAGACAAAATAGAGGCAGACTTTGTTTGGATGGATGAAGAGTAATAATATTAACAGGGATCACATTAAGgattatatactttttctttttcagactaggaattttaatttactttttcctatataaatcttatttaattaaatgtatccATGTTAAAAGTAAGTCATTTTTCGTTTTGAAAAATCATCTGTAACAGCAGGAGACAAGCCTTATTATTTACATATGgattaattgttataaatacAACTTACACAggctttttttgtttttttgtataaaagtgTATACGAagaattataaaagaaagaaagtctATATATGAAGATTTATGAAATACATACTTACATTTATATATTGCATTATAGTTTTAGTACTTTCTATTCATTTGATAGAACTTAAAAACTTTCTGGAAAAATAAATCTTCAGAAAAAAGTGAATAATTAATACGCGTATAGCACGACTCCATTatttattgtcttttttttttttttatatgttatcaTAATCAATCCCGACTCTCCtccatattaattaaaataagagcataattgaaaaaaaaaatcttgaaatttcaaaaatgataaagataaacaaataatatttttcttaaacaaactgATAACTATAAACAGCAGCGaaaggaaaaacatttttttgtttatttaatgaaggaggaatggaaaaaaaaaaattactgaaaaattaaataaatatattactacaatttaaaatactttagtGCATTGTGATAATTTTACTAACGTGAacattatacaaaatataaatcataagaTTCGTTTATATTAATGAACTATGTTGCGAAAACTAATTCTTTTCACTGTATTTGAATCGATcaatatcatattttctttcattttctcttcacaTGGTGAGTTTAATTCATATGAAACGCCTATAACCTTAGTGCTATGCTTCGTAATTTCAAAGTGATACCTAACATAACTTAGGTATACCAATAACATGTTGATTGTTGAGTGCATAACATTATTAAGGTGGAcgttaaattttgaatttcgAAACAAATGTAGTTATTAAGAAGACTTCTTAGTATAAATATGGTCAATATCCGTATGAATACACTCTGATGACAAtcttgaatataatgaaaacaatttaaacatgATACAGATAACATTTAATTCGCTTTTTCTTTACACTTGCAATCAAAAACAGGAGTAAGATTACACTAAGATTAATTGTGAGAAAATATGTTActttaacaatttaatttcaGCTTTGGGTAAATACCAGAAGAGATATTTGAGCGGAAGAGTAATCAAATATATTGTATTACTAGACACAGTCCCCTGTTAGGCCCATTTAACAACGTCCAAATCATGCATGCAAAGAAATCATTGTCATTTTAAAAgcctaaagaaaaaaagagaggccATAGGTATGCTTCGGAAGGGCGTTACTCCCTGCACCCCTACAAatgcttcctccacctccccatccCATTTTTACCCTTTAATAAACGGATGTCCACATCCGTTCACGAATGTTGAGAACCGTTTAAAAACATTGTGCCTGCAGCTCAGAAAACAGAGAGACTAAGTTTGTAGTTTTGGAAAAAGGTAGCACACCGCTAGTAGAAGGGAAGAATAGGATATGCTTCGTAGCTGATGAGATAACGACAGTTCATCTTCAGAGTCGAGGCCAGAGATAATTTTTGTACCGCATCCAAACACTGGGTACCTATACAGCACAATGATGTCAGGTGGAACGTCTCTCAGCCACTCAAGATCAATGCCCTTGTGCTTGTCAACCAATAGATTGAGGAAACTCTGCATAGTAATTCATTTGGCACAATTTTCAGTATTCAACTACAGGATTAAAGTAGAAATTCTATTCACGAAAGTAGAAATTCTATTCACGATCTGGAATTCTACCTGAATACATTCAGCAAgcatgttttccaacaattattttttgccataattttttttccagtcACGTATCTTCCCTTCAAGATTTGCTCTTATACTtaccacaattttttttttgccacAATTTTTTTGGGACGGACGGAGTTGGAGTGATTTCAAACGGATTTGAAAAAATGAGTTTGGGAGAATTGGGAGGGGGAGGGGGGTGTGGGACTgtgcaaaataataaatataattaaaataaaaatgggtacttttgtaattaaaatttttttgaaaaagtttgggGAGGTGGTGGGAGCATtggtggaggtggagggagcaacacccgcTTCGGAAATTTCGACTTTGCATTGTTCCAATGTATGGGCCGAGACAACAAAACACGGACAATATTTAAAGGAGGTTGATCCCTGCACCACGTATTTGACCCTTCACCTctccatattttttatttttttttatattatcaaaataaccttttgttaatatattatttacttttttaaccctctTTTGTTTAACTAATCCTAGATTTCTTACTTTCTCCTTTTCAATTTCACTCTCTCCCTCACTGTAAGACTGCATCCTCACCTCCAGACTTCATCGTTTCcccttttcactttttttaactCCCAACTCGCAGTTCTCTTTGTTTGTGCATTTCGGTGGTGCAGCTTTTGGTGTGTGCGGCCTGTGTGAACGGCGGTGCGGCAGTGTGTTGGTGCGGCGGTGCGGCGGTGTGTTTGGTGGTAGTGGTGCTTCGTGTCTGTGTGTTGGTCTTCGACAGGTTAGTTCATTTCGATTTTTCTTCGCGCATGTATGGTTGCTGCTGCAAAGTTTCGGCCTCTGGTTTTCGCGCATGTATGCGTGTTGTTCGTTTCAGGCTCTGCAAAGTTTAGTTTTCTCGTTTCGTATTTCTGCttggttgttttgtttttttttaaaatgcatgTAATATAGCGTCTTAGTGTTGTGCGTGAGGTTTCTACTGTT
This DNA window, taken from Vigna radiata var. radiata cultivar VC1973A chromosome 5, Vradiata_ver6, whole genome shotgun sequence, encodes the following:
- the LOC106759866 gene encoding uncharacterized protein LOC106759866 isoform X4 encodes the protein MRESSRGRANGSVKGGKTSSKDRKLALQKDVDRLKKKLRREENIHRALERAFNRPLGALPRLPPYLPPYTLGLLAEVAVLEEEIVRLEEQVVHFRQDLYQEAVYMSSSKMKLEQSAGVSNSSPQSSPKLVKEESLSQTLDNAARSGTMSITLPKDRHGKENQTCTNSSKSSKQSICKGQTTKSPIKKLPIDNKSPQKRWDPPKKQQELRVKDLPIAEVRNHSLHDKPKGGESPNIISEIILKCLSSILLRMSTAKNLDSAGNVPHSWIPKSSKNCVEGSEFWDPYGICFEFGKRDIGPYKQLCAIEAKSFDPKRTAKSLFLLHRLKLLLRKLACVNFDNLNHQEKLAFWINIYNSCIMNAYIENGIPESPEMVVALMQKATINVGGHLLSATTIEHGILRLPYHFKFLNCKQTTLSKGGKNHETYGLELSEPLVTFALSCGTWSSPAVRIYTASRVENELEMAKKEYLQAAVGISKSKFLIPKLLDWYLLDFAKDLESLLDWICLQLPSDVGKEAIKFLEERKTEPLSQFVQIMPHEFNFRYLLCT
- the LOC106759866 gene encoding uncharacterized protein LOC106759866 isoform X3, yielding MNTSIKPKLYHKKPPITVSHERAEMRESSRGRANGSVKGGKTSSKDRKLALQKDVDRLKKKLRREENIHRALERAFNRPLGALPRLPPYLPPYTLGLLAEVAVLEEEIVRLEEQVVHFRQDLYQEAVYMSSSKMKLEQSAGVSNSSPQSSPKLVKEESLSQTLDNAARSGTMSITLPKDRHGKENQTCTNSSKSSKQSICKGQTTKSPIKKLPIDNKSPQKRWDPPKKQQELRVKDLPIAEVRNHSLHDKPKGGESPNIISEIILKCLSSILLRMSTAKNLDSAGNVPHSWIPKSSKNCVEGSEFWDPYGICFEFGKRDIGPYKQLCAIEAKSFDPKRTAKSLFLLHRLKLLLRKLACVNFDNLNHQEKLAFWINIYNSCIMNAYIENGIPESPEMVVALMQKATINVGGHLLSATTIEHGILRLPYHFKFLNCKQTTLSKGGKNHETYGLELSEPLVTFALSCGTWSSPAVRIYTASRVENELEMAKKEYLQAAVGISKSKFLIPKLLDWYLLDFAKDLESLLDWICLQLPSDVGKEAIKFLEERKTEPLSQFVQIMPHEFNFRYLLCT
- the LOC106759866 gene encoding uncharacterized protein LOC106759866 isoform X1, giving the protein MASVLTINDPRNSGKSAFFFFLLTKYRTMGGDRIGFYKPQEMRESSRGRANGSVKGGKTSSKDRKLALQKDVDRLKKKLRREENIHRALERAFNRPLGALPRLPPYLPPYTLGLLAEVAVLEEEIVRLEEQVVHFRQDLYQEAVYMSSSKMKLEQSAGVSNSSPQSSPKLVKEESLSQTLDNAARSGTMSITLPKDRHGKENQTCTNSSKSSKQSICKGQTTKSPIKKLPIDNKSPQKRWDPPKKQQELRVKDLPIAEVRNHSLHDKPKGGESPNIISEIILKCLSSILLRMSTAKNLDSAGNVPHSWIPKSSKNCVEGSEFWDPYGICFEFGKRDIGPYKQLCAIEAKSFDPKRTAKSLFLLHRLKLLLRKLACVNFDNLNHQEKLAFWINIYNSCIMNAYIENGIPESPEMVVALMQKATINVGGHLLSATTIEHGILRLPYHFKFLNCKQTTLSKGGKNHETYGLELSEPLVTFALSCGTWSSPAVRIYTASRVENELEMAKKEYLQAAVGISKSKFLIPKLLDWYLLDFAKDLESLLDWICLQLPSDVGKEAIKFLEERKTEPLSQFVQIMPHEFNFRYLLCT
- the LOC106759866 gene encoding uncharacterized protein LOC106759866 isoform X2 translates to MASVLTINDPRNSGKSAFFFFLLTKYRTMGGDRIGFYKPQEMRESSRGRANGSVKGGKTSSKDRKLALQKDVDRLKKKLRREENIHRALERAFNRPLGALPRLPPYLPPYTLGLLAEVAVLEEEIVRLEEQVVHFRQDLYQEAVYMSSSKMKLEQSAGVSNSSPQSSPKLVKEESLSQTLDNAARSGTMSITLPKDRHGKENQTCTNSSKSSKQSICKGQTTKSPIKKLPIDNKSPQKRWDPPKKQQELRVKDLPIAEVRNHSLHDKPKGGESPNIISEIILKCLSSILLRMSTAKNLDSAGNVPHSWIPKSSKNCVEGSEFWDPYGICFEFGKRDIGPYKQLCAIEAKSFDPKRTAKSLFLLHRLKLLLRKLACVNFDNLNHQEKLAFWINIYNSCIMNAYIENGIPESPEMVVALMQKATINVGGHLLSATTIEHGILRLPYHFKFTTLSKGGKNHETYGLELSEPLVTFALSCGTWSSPAVRIYTASRVENELEMAKKEYLQAAVGISKSKFLIPKLLDWYLLDFAKDLESLLDWICLQLPSDVGKEAIKFLEERKTEPLSQFVQIMPHEFNFRYLLCT